In Gossypium raimondii isolate GPD5lz chromosome 12, ASM2569854v1, whole genome shotgun sequence, a single window of DNA contains:
- the LOC105764648 gene encoding glycine-rich RNA-binding protein RZ1A, giving the protein MPEDTEYRCFIGNLSWSTSDRGLKDAFEKFGNLLEAKVATDKFSGRSRGFGFVTFDEKAAMEEAIEAMNGMDLDGRNITVDRAKPQQGSGRDYDGDRSRDRGRDRDHDRSRGYDGSRGSNGGECFKCGKPGHFARECPSDGARGGKYGGRGDRYGGGSDGGRYGPDRNGDRFGGRSRDAGSRGGSGSDRYSRDRSGPYERRGAGGPRSG; this is encoded by the exons ATGCCAGAAGACACAGAGTACCGCTGTTTTATTGGTAACCTTTCATGGTCAACATCTGATAGGGGCCTAAAAGATGCATTTGAAAAGTTTGGAAATCTTCTTGAGGCTAAG GTAGCTACTGACAAGTTTTCTGGCCGTTCTCGTGGATTCGGATTTGTCACTTTTGATGAGAAAGCAGCAATGGAAGAAGCTATTGAAGCAATGAATGGAATGGATTTGGACGGGCGGAATATAACTGTTGATAGAGCTAAACCTCAACAAGGGTCAGGGAGAGATTATGATGGTGACCGTAGCCGTGATCGTGGACGTGATCGTGACCACGATCGTAGCCGGGGCTATGATGGCAGTCGTGGATCTAATGGTGGGGAGTGTTTTAAGTGTGGGAAACCTGGACACTTTGCTAGGGAGTGTCCTAGTGATGGGGCTAGGGGGGGCAAGTATGGTGGTAGGGGGGATCGTTATGGTGGTGGTAGTGATGGTGGCCGTTATGGTCCTGATCGAAATGGAGACCGGTTTGGTGGGCGCAGCAGAGATGCAGGTAGTCGAGGGGGGTCTGGTAGTGACAGATATAGTCGTGATCGTTCTGGACCATATGAGCGCCGTGGAGCTGGAGGTCCTCGTTCTGGATAA
- the LOC105762229 gene encoding uncharacterized protein LOC105762229, giving the protein MRRGDNGGKDAKKEAFRKYLESSEAVDALTKVLVALYEQNEKPSSALEFIQQKLGGPAIYEYEKLQAEISDLQTKYNELLCKHEDACKELEELKNMHSSVSPSTKETNDGEPLKDEHVEKNS; this is encoded by the exons GAAAAGATGCTAAGAAAGAAGCATTTAGGAAGTATCTTGAGTCCAGTGAAGCTGTTGATGCTCTCACCAaag TTTTGGTTGCATTGTATGAACAAAATGAGAAGCCATCTTCAGCCCTTGA GTTCATACAACAAAAATTAGGGGGTCCAgctatatatgaatatgaaaagCTACAAGCTGAGATTTCAGACTTGCAAACAAAGTACAATGAGCTATTGTGTAAGCATGAGGATGCTTGCAAAGAG TTAGAGGAGCTTAAGAATATGCATTCTTCAGTTTCACCATCGACAAAGGAGACTAATGATGGGGAGCCATTGAAAGATGAGCATGTTGAGAAGAACTCATGA